The proteins below are encoded in one region of Enhydrobacter sp.:
- the hisD gene encoding histidinol dehydrogenase — protein MPLRLDASAPGFEKDFSAFLGRNRDTDENVDRVVADIVADVRARGDAALVEYTRKFDRVDTDVKGLRISDAERRAAAARVPAAQRAALDFASRRIEAFHRALLPGDVEFTDETGTRLGARYRPLDSVGVYVPGGTAAYPSSVLMNIVPAKVAGVGRVVMVVPTPGGVLNPLVMLAAEIAGADEVWRIGGAQAVAALAYGTQSIRPVDKITGPGNAFVAAAKRRVFGQVGIDLIAGPSEILVVADRHNDPAWIAADLLSQAEHDPSSQSVLIADDAAFADSVVQAVDAELRTLQRSEIAGASWRDNGAVILVPDLAQSAPIVDRIAAEHVELALEPEAAEALSRKIVHAGAIFLGRHTPEAIGDYVAGTNHVLPTSRAARFSGGLGVADFLKRTSIVHCTVDALARLGPAALVLAEAEGLGAHGRSVSIRLNRRD, from the coding sequence GTGCCGCTTAGGCTCGACGCCTCGGCGCCGGGCTTCGAAAAGGACTTTTCGGCCTTCCTCGGGCGCAATCGGGACACCGACGAGAATGTCGACCGTGTCGTCGCCGACATCGTGGCCGACGTGCGCGCCCGGGGCGATGCGGCGCTGGTCGAGTACACGCGCAAGTTCGACAGGGTCGATACCGACGTGAAGGGCCTGCGCATTTCCGATGCCGAACGCCGTGCCGCGGCGGCCAGGGTGCCGGCGGCACAGCGCGCGGCACTGGATTTCGCCAGCCGCCGCATCGAGGCGTTCCACCGCGCGCTGCTGCCCGGCGATGTCGAGTTCACCGACGAGACGGGCACACGGCTCGGTGCCCGCTACCGGCCGCTCGATTCGGTCGGCGTCTACGTGCCCGGCGGCACCGCCGCCTATCCTTCCTCGGTGCTGATGAACATCGTGCCGGCCAAGGTTGCCGGCGTGGGGCGGGTCGTGATGGTCGTGCCGACCCCTGGCGGCGTCCTCAATCCGCTGGTCATGCTGGCGGCCGAAATCGCCGGTGCCGACGAGGTCTGGCGCATCGGCGGCGCCCAGGCGGTGGCGGCGCTCGCCTATGGCACGCAGTCGATCAGGCCGGTCGACAAGATCACCGGTCCCGGCAACGCCTTCGTTGCCGCCGCCAAGCGTCGTGTCTTCGGGCAGGTCGGCATCGACCTGATCGCCGGCCCGTCGGAGATCCTGGTGGTCGCGGACCGCCACAACGATCCTGCCTGGATCGCCGCCGACCTGCTGTCCCAGGCCGAGCATGACCCGTCCTCGCAATCGGTGCTGATCGCCGACGATGCCGCCTTCGCCGATTCGGTTGTGCAGGCCGTCGACGCCGAGCTCAGAACCTTGCAGCGCAGCGAGATCGCGGGCGCGAGCTGGCGCGACAACGGAGCGGTGATCCTCGTGCCCGATCTCGCCCAGTCGGCGCCGATCGTCGATCGCATCGCGGCAGAGCATGTCGAGCTCGCCCTGGAGCCCGAAGCCGCCGAGGCGCTCAGCCGCAAGATCGTTCACGCCGGGGCGATCTTCCTCGGCCGGCATACACCCGAGGCGATCGGCGACTACGTCGCCGGCACGAACCATGTGCTGCCGACCTCGCGCGCGGCGCGCTTCTCGGGCGGGCTGGGCGTCGCCGACTTCCTGAAACGCACCTCGATCGTGCATTGCACGGTGGATGCGCTCGCCCGTCTCGGGCCGGCGGCGCTGGTGCTTGCCGAGGCAGAGGGACTGGGCGCGCACGGCCGCTCCGTTTCCATACGGCTGAACCGCCGCGATTGA